A genome region from Labilibaculum antarcticum includes the following:
- the rsgA gene encoding ribosome small subunit-dependent GTPase A has product MAKLIFKQSKTQLLINTGIMIYEDLGYNNELEQYRNEQGLDSFEMGRVVSEHKERYVVKTPTNEYDSELIGNLRFTAESRHDFPAVGDWVAFSEYDEGKALIHAIYPRSSVIERQAVGKSGQVQIIAANIDCGIIVQSVNRDFNINRLERYLTICYASNVEPIILLSKIDLITAVELETLLNQIAERIKDVSVIAISNESDAGLDQLAALINKGKTYCLLGSSGVGKSTLLNKLSGKELMSTGAISESIDRGKHVTSYRELIVLENGGILIDNPGMREVGITDTASGLEMTFDGIMEYAENCRFKDCTHQHEKGCAILEAVENGEIDANTYANFQKMHREKTHFESTVQEKKSKDKSFGKMVKNVKKQRKQDKF; this is encoded by the coding sequence ATGGCTAAATTGATATTCAAGCAAAGTAAAACACAACTATTAATAAACACAGGAATAATGATCTACGAGGATTTAGGATATAACAACGAACTAGAACAATATCGAAATGAACAAGGATTGGATTCATTTGAGATGGGTCGGGTTGTATCGGAACACAAGGAAAGATATGTTGTAAAGACACCAACAAATGAGTACGATTCTGAATTGATAGGTAATTTGCGCTTTACGGCCGAGAGCAGACATGACTTTCCGGCCGTTGGCGATTGGGTTGCTTTTTCGGAATACGATGAAGGCAAAGCTCTGATTCATGCCATCTACCCTCGCAGTTCCGTGATTGAACGACAAGCAGTTGGCAAATCAGGACAGGTGCAAATAATTGCGGCAAATATCGATTGCGGCATAATTGTACAGTCCGTTAACCGGGATTTTAATATCAACAGATTAGAAAGGTATTTGACAATCTGTTATGCCTCTAATGTGGAGCCGATCATCCTTCTAAGCAAAATTGATTTAATCACTGCTGTCGAGTTGGAAACGCTTCTGAATCAGATCGCAGAACGCATTAAAGATGTGTCTGTAATTGCCATCAGTAATGAATCGGATGCTGGATTAGATCAATTAGCAGCACTCATAAATAAGGGGAAAACCTATTGTTTGCTTGGTTCCTCGGGCGTAGGGAAATCGACACTGCTAAACAAGTTGAGCGGTAAGGAACTGATGAGTACAGGTGCGATTAGCGAAAGTATTGACAGAGGGAAACACGTTACCAGCTACAGAGAATTGATTGTGCTTGAAAATGGCGGGATTTTAATCGACAACCCAGGAATGCGGGAAGTTGGAATCACAGACACCGCGAGTGGTTTAGAAATGACATTTGATGGCATTATGGAATATGCTGAAAATTGCAGATTTAAAGACTGCACCCACCAACACGAGAAAGGCTGTGCCATTTTAGAAGCTGTCGAAAATGGTGAAATTGATGCCAACACCTACGCTAATTTTCAAAAAATGCATCGGGAAAAAACTCATTTTGAATCGACGGTGCAGGAAAAGAAAAGCAAGGATAAAAGCTTTGGCAAGATGGTTAAAAATGTAAAAAAACAAAGAAAACAGGATAAGTTCTAA
- a CDS encoding peroxiredoxin, translating into MGCDTGLKPRKKVQVENTENSNQQVKEEKTMSSTMVRQEMPNFTMDAFNSATGHFTTVSSEDYKGKWAVICFYPADFTFVCPTEIAAMNAKYDDFKALNTEILAISVDTKFSHKRFVETEPLLKGLRLIIGADGNQEVSRAFGVLVEEEGVALRGRFLFNPDGICVAQEVQADSVGRNVNEFLRQVQAWQHATKTGEVCPAGWRPGKKTLPVNTDAEKMAGHVGDYITIEEIMD; encoded by the coding sequence ATGGGATGCGACACAGGCTTAAAACCTAGAAAAAAAGTACAAGTAGAAAATACAGAAAATAGTAATCAACAAGTAAAGGAGGAAAAAACGATGAGTTCAACAATGGTTAGACAAGAAATGCCAAATTTCACAATGGATGCCTTTAATTCGGCAACCGGACATTTCACAACAGTTTCAAGCGAGGATTACAAAGGAAAATGGGCTGTAATATGCTTCTATCCTGCTGATTTCACTTTCGTTTGCCCAACTGAAATTGCCGCAATGAATGCTAAATACGATGATTTTAAGGCTTTAAACACTGAAATTCTTGCAATATCAGTAGATACTAAATTTTCGCACAAGAGATTTGTTGAAACTGAACCACTACTTAAAGGTTTAAGACTAATCATTGGTGCTGATGGCAACCAAGAAGTAAGTCGTGCTTTTGGAGTACTTGTTGAAGAAGAAGGTGTTGCTCTTCGTGGTCGCTTTTTATTCAACCCTGATGGTATTTGTGTAGCTCAGGAAGTACAAGCTGATTCTGTAGGTAGAAATGTAAATGAATTCCTACGTCAGGTGCAGGCATGGCAACATGCAACCAAAACTGGCGAAGTTTGTCCTGCAGGATGGAGACCTGGCAAAAAAACTCTTCCAGTTAACACCGATGCTGAAAAGATGGCCGGGCATGTTGGAGATTACATTACAATTGAAGAAATTATGGATTAA